One stretch of Armigeres subalbatus isolate Guangzhou_Male chromosome 2, GZ_Asu_2, whole genome shotgun sequence DNA includes these proteins:
- the LOC134212714 gene encoding DNA topoisomerase 2, which produces MTDIRAALAAQQNGSGGAATSSPKIGGKSIEKIYQKKSQLEHILLRPDTYIGSVEQLKETMWIYDTEVNKMVQREITFVPGLYKIFDEILVNAADNKQRDAKMSAIKIDINQETNTVSIWNNGQGIPVVMHKDEKMFVPTMIFGHLLTSSNYNDEEEKVTGGRNGYGAKLCNIFSTKFTVETATKQYKKCFKQTWGDNMSKASEPKIKEDYSGDDYTKITFSPDLKKFKMEKLDNDIVGLMSRRAFDVAASTRGVAVYLNGKKLAIKNFKDYIDLYIKDVQDDIGSQVKIVYESCNERWEVAVAPSDRGFQQVSFVNSIATTKGGRHVDYVTDMIVKQLIEVLKKKNKGGVNIKPFQVKNHIWVFINCLIVNPTFDSQTKENMTLQAKSFGSKCTLSDKFVTAASKIGIVESVLQWAKFKAQTELNKASGSKKSKVKGVPKLEDANDAGTKNSLNCTLILTEGDSAKTLAVSGLGVVGRDTYGVFPLRGKLLNVREATHKQILENAEINNLIKIIGLQYKKKYLAMDDLKTLRYGKLMIMTDQDQDGSHIKGLLINFLHTNWPELLRLPFLEEFITPIVKASKKNGEELSFFSLPEFEEWKTETANSHTYNIKYYKGLGTSTSKEAKEYFQNMERHRILFKYDNVQDDEAITMAFAKKCIEQRKEWLTNHMEENRHRKLVGLPEKYLYTKTTKAISYKEFINLELVLFSNSDNTRSIPCMVDGLKPGQRKVMYTCFKRNDKREVKVAQLAGSVAEQSAYHHGETSLCGTIVNLAQNYVGSNNINLLYPGGQFGTRLCGGKDSASPRYIFTMMSALTRMIFHPLDDPLLEYQFEDNQKIEPVWYIPIIPMILINGTEGIGTGWSTKIPNHNPRDVIANLRRMLNGEEPKVLHPWYKNFRGQIESIGHQKYLSIGNVALLDNQKIEISELPIGTWTQNYKENTLEPLVNGNDKTKAIVSDYKEYNTDTTVRFVVSFLPGEFDRILAEEGGFHRVFKLTSSLWTTTMHAFDDKNYLRRYDHANDIFNEFYKLRLEFYGKRKAYLEGMLQAEADRLTDQARFIVEKCDRTIVVENKKRKTMIDELIKRGYRPDPVKEWKRKLALDQEEEEGDAEEEEEGEDVKPGKSSKKPVDPEKAFQRLTDVKKFDYLLGMSMWMLTEERKNELLKQRDAKLSELHSLQAKTVEVLWVDDLDTLSKKLDEVEEKERLDEISTEKKLKSAATKGARGLIKSSKKSAIDDTKPSAMGESVEFKVTEELLKKHEKLAGGSANPRVKKEKKEPGEGGEEVDEFDALIDGKKPRVKKEPKEPKEPKPKKEKKEKDGLKQAKLNFAGAKGAGKGRKKKATTSDEEDNFNSGASGDDFGVEVAVPTREKTERRAASKKINYSFLDDDEEDKNFDRSDDELFDNNPEARSGEPHEADAPKKVMNDASDIDDDVVELEDTPVKPKKAAPKRKLGPKADGPAKPKAPAAKRGRKKDSEGTSEDEKPKKKPKKKIVDSASESDEPIYDDEEDSDFE; this is translated from the exons GCAGCGCTCGCTGCTCAGCAGAATGGCTCTGGCGGCGCAGCAACGTCCAGCCCCAAGATCGGCGGCAAGTCGATCGAGAAAATCTACCAGAAAAAGTCCCAACTGGAGCATATTCTGCTGCGTCCCGACACCTACATCGGTTCGGTCGAGCAGCTCAAGGAAACAATGTGGATCTACGATACGGAGGTGAACAAGATGGTCCAGCGCGAGATTACCTTCGTGCCGGGTTTGTACAAGATTTTCGACGAAATCCTGGTCAACGCAGCCGACAACAAGCAGCGCGATGCCAAGATGAGTGCCATCAAAATCGACATCAACCAGGAAACGAACACGGTTTCGATCTGGAACAACGGCCAAGGCATCCCGGTGGTGATGCACAAGGATGAAAAAATGTTCGTGCCGACGATGATCTTCGGGCACTTGTTGACTTCATCCAACTACAACGATGAGGAGGAAAAGGTCACCGGCGGTAGGAACGGCTACGGAGCCAAACTGTGTAACATTTTCAGTACCAAGTTCACCGTCGAAACGGCCACCAAACAGTACAAGAAGTGCTTCAAGCAAACCTGGGGCGACAACATGAGCAAGGCGTCTGAGCCCAAGATCAAGGAAGACTACAGCGGCGATGACTATACCAAGATTACCTTCTCGCCAgatttgaagaaattcaagaTGGAGAAGCTGGACAATGACATTGTAGGGTTGATGTCACGACGAGCGTTCGATGTGGCTGCCTCCACAAGAGGAGTGGCGGTTTACCTCAACGGCAAAAAGCTAGCGATCAAAAACTTCAAAGACTACATTGATCTTTACATTAAAGATGTACAGGACGATATTGGATCGCAGGTGAAAATAGTATACGAGAGCTGCAATGAACGGTGGGAGGTGGCCGTGGCACCTTCTGACCGAGGATTCCAGCAGGTCTCGTTCGTCAATTCCATTGCAACGACAAAGGGAGGTCGCCATGTTGACTACGTCACCGATATGATCGTGAAGCAACTGATTGAAGtgctgaagaagaagaacaagggTGGAGTCAATATCAAACCATTCCAAGTGAAGAATCACATTTGGGTATTCATCAACTGTTTGATTGTTAATCCGACATTCGATTCGCAAACCAAGGAAAACATGACACTGCAGGCAAAGAGCTTCGGCTCTAAGTGTACCTTGTCGGATAAGTTTGTCACCGCGGCATCCAAAATTGGTATTGTGGAATCGGTGCTGCAGTGGGCCAAGTTCAAGGCCCAAACCGAGCTCAACAAAGCGTCCGGTTCGAAGAAGTCCAAGGTTAAGGGAGTTCCGAAGCTGGAGGATGCTAACGACGCCGGAACGAAAAATTCCTTAAATTGCACACTGATTTTGACAGAGGGAGACTCAGCCAAGACGTTGGCCGTGTCCGGATTGGGAGTTGTTGGACGTGATACGTACGGCGTGTTCCCGTTGCGTGGTAAATTGCTGAACGTGCGCGAAGCCACCCACAAGCAAATTCTTGAGAACGCAGAAATCAACAATCTCATCAAAATTATTGGCTTACAGTATAAGAAAAAATACCTTGCGATGGATGATCTCAAAACGCTTCGTTATGGCAAACTCATGATCATGACTGATCAAGATCAGGATGGGTCTCATATCAAAGGTTTGCTAATTAATTTCCTTCACACGAATTGGCCTGAATTGCTTCGCTTACCTTTCCTGGAGGAGTTTATCACTCCTATCGTGAAAGCGTCAAAGAAAAACGGCGAGGAACTTTCCTTCTTCTCGTTGCCTGAATTCGAAGAATGGAAAACCGAAACGGCAAATTCCCACACCTACAACATCAAGTACTATAAGGGTTTGGGTACTTCAACCTCCAAGGAGGCTAAGGAATATTTCCAGAACATGGAACGTCATCGTATCTTATTCAAGTACGACAACGTGCAGGATGATGAAGCCATCACGATGGCGTTTGCGAaaaaatgcatcgaacagcGGAAGGAATGGCTCACCAACCACATGGAGGAGAATCGTCATCGCAAATTAGTCGGACTTCCGGAAAAGTATCTCTACacgaaaacaaccaaagccatTTCATACAAGGAGTTTATCAATCTTGAGTTGGTACTTTTCTCTAATTCCGATAACACGCGTTCCATTCCGTGTATGGTGGACGGTCTCAAACCTGGTCAGCGAAAGGTCATGTATACTTGCTTCAAACGTAATGATAAGCGTGAAGTTAAGGTAGCCCAACTGGCTGGCTCCGTTGCGGAACAATCGGCATACCATCACGGTGAAACGTCACTGTGCGGAACCATTGtaaatttagctcaaaattatgTTGGTAGTAACAACATAAATTTACTGTACCCGGGAGGTCAGTTCGGTACACGTCTTTGCGGCGGCAAAGACAGTGCCAGCCCTCGTTATATTTTCACCATGATGTCTGCTTTGACTCGAATGATCTTCCACCCGTTGGACGATCCCTTGTTGGAGTACCAGTTTGAGGACAACCAAAAGATTGAACCGGTCTGGTATATTCCTATCATCCCGATGATATTGATCAACGGAACAGAAGGTATCGGAACTGGTTGGTCAACGAAGATTCCGAATCACAATCCACGGGACGTCATTGCTAATCTACGCCGTATGTTAAACGGAGAAGAACCAAAGGTTCTCCATCCTTGGTATAAAAATTTCCGTGGGCAAATCGAATCTATCGGTCACCAAAAGTATCTCAGCATAGGTAACGTTGCTTTGTTGGATAATCAGAAAATCGAAATCTCCGAACTACCAATCGGCACCTGGACACAGAACTACAAAGAAAACACTCTGGAGCCACTGGTGAACGGAAATGACAAGACAAAGGCTATTGTTTCCGATTACAAAGAGTACAACACGGATACCACCGTTCGGTTTGTAGTTTCGTTCCTTCCGGGTGAGTTTGATCGTATCCTAGCCGAGGAAGGCGGTTTCCATCGGGTGTTCAAACTGACCAGTTCTTTGTGGACGACCACAATGCATGCTTTCGACGATAAGAATTATCTGAGGCGATACGATCATGCCAACGATATATTCAATGAGTTCTACAAACTGCGCCTCGAGTTCTATGGCAAACGCAAGGCATATCTTGAAGGGATGCTGCAAGCAGAAGCAGATCGTCTGACAGATCAAGCAAGATTCATTGTCGAAAAATGTGATCGCACGATTGTAGTTGAAAACAAAAAACGGAAGACGATGATTGATGAGCTGATTAAGCGAGGCTACCGTCCAGACCCGGTTAAGGAGTGGAAACGCAAACTCGCACTAGATCAGGAAGAAGAAGAGGGTGACGCTGAAGAGGAAGAAGAGGGTGAGGATGTAAAACCGGGAAAATCCTCTAAGAAACCGGTTGATCCAGAAAAGGCATTCCAAAGGTTGACTGACGTGAAAAAATTCGATTATTTGTTGGGTATGTCTATGTGGATGCTCACGGAGGAACGCAAGAACGAACTGCTGAAACAACGCGATGCCAAGTTGTCAGAATTACACAGTTTACAGGctaaaactgtggaagtgctctgGGTCGATGATTTGGATACGTTGAGCAAGAAGTTAGACGAAGTGGAAGAAAAAGAGCGTTTGGATGAAATTTCAACGGAGAAGAAATTGAAATCCGCAGCGACAAAGGGAGCCCGCGGACTCATCAAGTCCAGCAAGAAATCTGCGATAGACGATACCAAACCAAGCGCAATGGGTGAATCTGTCGAATTCAAGGTCACAGAAGAGTTACTCAAAAAGCACGAGAAGCTGGCAGGCGGTTCAGCCAATCCAAGAgtaaagaaggaaaagaaggaaCCTGGAGAAGGCGGAGAGGAGGTCGACGAATTCGATGCTCTCATCGATGGCAAGAAGCCCAGAGTTAAGAAGGAACCAAAAGAACCTAAAGAACCCAAACCtaaaaaagagaagaaagagaAGGACGGGCTAAAACAGGCCAAATTGAACTTTGCCGGGGCCAAGGGAGCCGGAAAAGGAAGA AAAAAGAAAGCCACTACTTCGGATGAAGAAGACAATTTCAACTCTGGTGCTAGCGGTGACGATTTTGGCGTAGAAGTAGCTGTCCCAACCCGCGAGAAGACCGAGAGGCGTGCTGCGTCAAAG AAAATCAACTATTCGTTCCTGGATGATGATGAAGAGGACAAGAACTTCGATAGATCGGACGATGAATTGTTCGATAACAATCCAGAAGCACGTTCCGGAGAACCACACGAAGCGGATGCACCAAAGAAGGTGATGAACGATGCCAGCGATATTGACGATGATGTTGTCGAGCTGGAAGATACTCCAGTGAAACCGAAGAAGGCTGCTCCCAAGAGGAAACTGGGCCCTAAGGCCGATGGTCCGGCGAAGCCCAAGGCACCAGCTGCCAAGCGTGGCCGTAAGAAGGACAGCGAAGGAACTAGCGAGGACGAAAAGCCCAAGAAG AAACCCAAGAAAAAGATCGTTGATAGTGCGTCGGAAAGCGATGAACCCATTTACGATGACGAAGAAGATTCGGACTTCGAGTAA